A window of Streptomyces sp. SAI-127 contains these coding sequences:
- a CDS encoding acyl-CoA carboxylase subunit beta — protein sequence MATPHESIQSRIDELTEIKETARLGPDPAATERQHSKGKLTAQERIALLLDKGSFNEVEPLRRHRATGFGLERKKPYSDGVVTGWGTVHGRTVFVYAHDFRIFGGALGEAHAQKIHKIMDLAEAAGAPLVSLNDGAGARIQEGVTALAGYGGIFRRNTRSSGVIPQISVMLGPCAGGAAYSPALTDFVFMVRETSQMFITGPDVVKAVTGEEITQNGLGGADVHATTSGVAHFAYDDEEECIEDVRYLLSLLPANNRELSPVERSGDPVDRLNDALLDLVPAAAGQAYDIRKVIEEVVDDGEFFEVHPLWATNIVCAFARLDGHVVGVVANQPAAMAGVLDIDASEKGARFVQFCDAFNIPLVTLVDVPGFLPGVDQEHNGVIRRGAKLLYAYCNATVPRISLVLRKAYGGAYIVMDSRSIGADLALAWPTNEIAVMGAEGAANVIFRREITAAEDPDAVREQRIEEYRSELMHPYYAAERGLIDDVIDPRETRTVLIRSLDMLRAKHADLPSRKHGNAPQ from the coding sequence ATGGCCACACCGCACGAGTCGATCCAGTCACGGATCGACGAGCTGACCGAGATCAAGGAGACCGCACGGCTCGGACCGGATCCGGCGGCCACCGAACGCCAGCACAGCAAGGGGAAGCTGACCGCTCAGGAGCGGATCGCCCTGCTTCTCGACAAGGGCTCGTTCAACGAGGTCGAGCCCCTGCGCCGGCATCGGGCCACCGGGTTCGGACTGGAGCGGAAGAAGCCGTACAGCGACGGTGTGGTGACCGGCTGGGGGACCGTCCACGGTCGCACGGTCTTCGTCTACGCACACGATTTCCGGATCTTCGGCGGGGCGCTCGGCGAGGCCCACGCCCAGAAGATCCACAAGATCATGGACCTGGCCGAGGCGGCCGGCGCCCCGCTGGTCTCCCTCAACGACGGGGCCGGCGCCCGGATCCAGGAGGGCGTCACCGCGCTGGCCGGCTACGGCGGCATCTTCCGGCGCAACACCCGATCCTCGGGCGTCATCCCGCAGATCTCCGTGATGCTCGGCCCGTGCGCGGGCGGCGCCGCCTACTCCCCGGCCCTCACCGACTTCGTCTTCATGGTCCGCGAGACGAGCCAGATGTTCATCACCGGCCCCGACGTCGTCAAGGCGGTCACCGGCGAGGAGATCACCCAGAACGGCCTGGGTGGCGCCGACGTCCACGCCACCACCTCGGGCGTGGCCCACTTCGCCTACGACGACGAGGAGGAGTGCATCGAGGACGTCCGTTACCTGCTCTCGCTGCTGCCCGCCAACAACCGTGAGCTCTCACCCGTCGAGCGCTCCGGGGACCCCGTCGACCGGCTCAACGACGCGCTGCTCGACCTGGTCCCGGCCGCCGCCGGGCAGGCGTACGACATCCGCAAGGTGATCGAGGAGGTCGTCGACGACGGCGAGTTCTTCGAGGTCCATCCGCTGTGGGCGACGAACATCGTGTGCGCTTTCGCCCGGCTCGACGGGCATGTCGTCGGTGTCGTCGCCAACCAGCCCGCCGCCATGGCCGGGGTCCTGGACATCGACGCCTCCGAGAAGGGCGCCCGCTTCGTGCAGTTCTGCGACGCCTTCAACATCCCCCTGGTCACCCTGGTCGACGTGCCAGGCTTCCTGCCCGGTGTGGACCAGGAGCACAACGGCGTGATCCGGCGCGGCGCCAAGCTGCTGTACGCCTACTGCAACGCCACCGTGCCGCGCATCTCGCTGGTGCTGCGCAAGGCGTACGGCGGCGCGTACATCGTCATGGACTCCCGGTCCATCGGCGCCGACCTGGCGCTGGCCTGGCCGACCAACGAGATCGCGGTGATGGGTGCCGAGGGCGCCGCCAACGTGATCTTCCGGCGGGAGATCACCGCCGCCGAGGACCCCGACGCGGTGCGCGAGCAGCGCATCGAGGAGTACCGGAGCGAGCTCATGCACCCGTACTACGCAGCCGAGCGCGGACTGATCGACGACGTCATCGACCCGCGCGAGACCCGTACCGTGCTGATCCGCTCCCTGGACATGCTGCGGGCCAAGCACGCGGACCTGCCCTCGCGGAAACACGGGAACGCCCCGCAGTGA
- a CDS encoding TetR/AcrR family transcriptional regulator C-terminal domain-containing protein has translation MTTYQATPTPLRAGSAEERQAVVRAARAVFAREGWTHAGVADIAMESGLDQAVVTHYFQDKERLLLTVLLEGAAAVAAELTVIAENHLAEITDLEQDLVALGHAWLTPLAAFPEHFAIVRHLAAEVAAWPAGVVEMWRTAGPRQATRELARRLDRLAERGLLAFGDAGHDPEQAAERFIQLVAGGVVQRSFHGALPLADFETDALVTAGVADFVRLYRPGADR, from the coding sequence ATGACCACGTACCAAGCGACCCCCACCCCCCTCCGAGCCGGATCGGCCGAGGAGCGCCAGGCCGTTGTCCGGGCGGCGCGGGCCGTGTTCGCCCGGGAGGGCTGGACCCATGCCGGTGTCGCGGACATCGCGATGGAGAGCGGGTTGGACCAGGCCGTCGTCACGCACTACTTCCAGGACAAGGAGCGGCTGCTGCTCACCGTTCTGCTGGAAGGTGCCGCCGCGGTGGCCGCGGAGCTGACCGTCATCGCCGAGAACCACCTCGCCGAGATCACCGACCTGGAGCAGGACCTGGTCGCGCTGGGCCACGCGTGGCTGACGCCGCTGGCCGCGTTCCCCGAGCACTTCGCGATCGTCCGGCATCTCGCCGCGGAGGTCGCGGCCTGGCCGGCCGGTGTGGTCGAGATGTGGCGGACCGCCGGTCCCCGGCAGGCGACCCGCGAGCTGGCCCGCCGCCTCGACCGGCTGGCCGAGCGGGGACTGCTCGCCTTCGGCGACGCCGGGCACGACCCCGAGCAGGCCGCCGAGCGGTTCATCCAGCTGGTCGCGGGCGGTGTCGTCCAGCGCTCCTTCCACGGGGCCCTGCCGCTGGCCGACTTCGAGACCGACGCACTCGTCACCGCCGGGGTCGCGGACTTCGTCCGCCTCTACCGGCCCGGGGCCGACCGCTGA
- a CDS encoding NAD-dependent epimerase/dehydratase family protein produces MITGAAGFVGSQVAREAARRGAELTLMSHRRSPPRPDEGAARTVRADLTDPDSLHGLCDGVDVLLHCASQIGGTPEANQAVNARGTAALVAEARRAGVSRIVYLGTAAVYGRGTYRCARPEDLVRDPRSPTSRTRGEAEDAVLAAGGIVVRPHLVYGRGDDWVVPGLARLLRALSCTPTGWQTEHSVIAVSELAALIVELGLAPYDSLSTCVYHAAYPDPVTASALLQTVAAGMEQPPPPRDLGIVQARDVVAEQTGAAHALDMLATDHWFDSTTIWADLGRAPVLSWDADRPRMKAWYPA; encoded by the coding sequence ATGATCACGGGCGCGGCCGGCTTCGTCGGGAGCCAGGTCGCCCGCGAAGCCGCCCGCCGTGGCGCGGAGTTGACCCTGATGTCGCACCGCAGGTCGCCGCCACGGCCCGACGAGGGCGCGGCCCGGACCGTCCGTGCGGACCTGACCGACCCGGACTCGTTGCACGGACTGTGCGACGGAGTCGACGTCCTGCTGCACTGCGCCTCGCAGATCGGCGGGACGCCCGAGGCCAACCAGGCCGTCAACGCGCGCGGCACCGCCGCCCTCGTGGCCGAGGCGCGGCGTGCGGGGGTGTCCCGGATCGTGTACCTCGGCACCGCCGCCGTCTACGGGCGCGGCACCTACCGGTGCGCCCGCCCCGAGGACCTGGTGCGGGATCCGCGATCGCCGACGTCCCGCACGCGGGGCGAGGCCGAGGACGCCGTGCTGGCCGCCGGCGGGATCGTCGTCCGTCCGCACCTGGTGTACGGACGCGGTGACGACTGGGTCGTGCCCGGGCTGGCCCGGTTGCTGCGGGCCCTGTCCTGCACCCCGACGGGGTGGCAGACCGAGCACTCCGTCATCGCCGTCTCCGAACTCGCCGCGCTGATAGTGGAATTGGGCCTCGCTCCGTACGACAGTCTGTCGACGTGCGTCTACCATGCGGCGTACCCAGACCCGGTCACAGCGTCCGCCCTGCTGCAGACCGTGGCCGCTGGCATGGAACAGCCGCCGCCACCAAGGGACTTGGGGATCGTCCAGGCACGCGACGTGGTGGCGGAGCAGACCGGTGCCGCACACGCACTGGACATGCTCGCCACCGACCACTGGTTCGACAGCACGACGATCTGGGCCGACCTCGGCCGGGCCCCGGTCCTGTCGTGGGACGCGGACCGCCCGCGGATGAAGGCGTGGTACCCGGCCTGA
- a CDS encoding beta-ketoacyl-[acyl-carrier-protein] synthase family protein produces the protein MNGRRVVITGLEVLAPGGVGSEAFWSLLSEGRTATRGITFFDPSPFRSRVAAEIDFDAEAHGLSPQEIRRMDRAGQFAVVAARGALADSGLDLESHAPHRVGVTVGTAVGATMGLDEEYRVVSDGGRLNLVDHRYAVPHLYNHLVPSSFAAEVAWAVGAEGANAVVSTGCTSGIDSIGYAIELIREGSADVMVAGATDAPISPITMACFDAIRATTPRHDEPERASRPFDSTRNGFVLGEGSAFFVLEELESARRRGARIYAEIAGYATRSNAYHMTGLRPDGAEMAEAIRVALEEARMNPEQIDYINAHGSGTKQNDRHETAAFKKSLGGHAYETPVSSIKSMVGHSLGAIGAIEIAASTLAMTHHVVPPTANLHEPDPECDLDYVPVTARDHRTDAVLTVGSGFGGFQSAMVLARPERTAA, from the coding sequence GTGAACGGCCGTCGCGTCGTCATCACCGGGCTGGAGGTGCTCGCCCCCGGCGGTGTGGGCAGCGAGGCCTTCTGGTCGCTGCTCAGCGAGGGCCGTACGGCCACCCGTGGCATCACGTTCTTCGACCCGTCGCCGTTCCGCTCCCGGGTCGCCGCCGAGATCGACTTCGACGCGGAGGCGCACGGACTGAGTCCGCAGGAGATCCGGCGGATGGACCGGGCGGGCCAGTTCGCCGTCGTCGCCGCCCGCGGCGCCCTCGCCGACAGCGGCCTCGACCTGGAGTCGCACGCCCCGCACCGCGTCGGCGTCACCGTCGGCACGGCCGTAGGGGCGACGATGGGCCTCGACGAGGAGTACCGGGTCGTCAGCGACGGCGGTCGGCTCAACCTCGTCGACCACCGCTACGCGGTCCCGCACCTCTACAACCACCTGGTGCCCAGCTCGTTCGCGGCCGAGGTGGCCTGGGCGGTGGGCGCCGAGGGTGCCAACGCGGTGGTGTCCACGGGCTGCACGTCGGGCATCGACTCCATCGGGTACGCCATCGAGCTGATCCGTGAGGGGTCGGCCGACGTCATGGTGGCGGGCGCCACCGACGCCCCGATCTCGCCGATCACGATGGCGTGCTTCGACGCGATCCGGGCGACCACTCCGCGGCACGACGAACCGGAGCGCGCCTCGCGCCCCTTCGACAGCACCCGCAACGGGTTCGTCCTCGGCGAGGGTTCGGCCTTCTTCGTGCTGGAGGAGCTGGAGAGCGCCCGCCGGCGGGGCGCTCGGATCTACGCGGAGATCGCCGGCTACGCGACCCGCAGCAACGCCTACCACATGACCGGACTGCGCCCCGACGGCGCGGAGATGGCGGAGGCGATCCGGGTCGCGCTGGAGGAGGCGCGGATGAACCCGGAGCAGATCGACTACATCAACGCGCACGGTTCCGGCACCAAGCAGAACGACCGGCACGAGACCGCCGCGTTCAAGAAGAGCCTGGGCGGCCACGCCTACGAGACACCGGTGAGCTCCATCAAGTCCATGGTCGGCCACTCCCTCGGTGCCATCGGCGCCATCGAGATCGCCGCGTCGACCCTGGCGATGACGCACCACGTGGTGCCGCCCACGGCGAACCTCCACGAACCCGATCCCGAATGCGATCTCGACTATGTGCCCGTCACCGCCCGGGACCACCGGACGGACGCCGTGCTGACCGTGGGCAGTGGCTTCGGCGGCTTCCAGAGCGCGATGGTGCTGGCCCGGCCGGAAAGGACCGCCGCATGA
- a CDS encoding biotin carboxylase N-terminal domain-containing protein — MRKVLIANRGEIAVRVARACRDAGIASVAVYADPDRDALHVRAADEAFALGGDTPATSYLDIGKVLGAARESGADAIHPGYGFLSENAEFAQAVLDAGLIWIGPPPQAIRDLGDKVAARHIAQRAGAPLVAGTPDPVSGAEEVVAFAREHGLPIAIKAAFGGGGRGLKVARTLEEVPELYDSAVREAVAAFGRGECFVERYLDKPRHVETQCLADTHGNVVVVSTRDCSLQRRHQKLVEEAPAPFLSDAQVAELYSSSKAILKEAGYVGAGTVEFLVGMDGTISFLEVNTRLQVEHPVTEEVAGIDLVREMFRIADGEELGYGDPELRGHSLEFRINGEDPGRGFLPAPGTVTRFEAPSGPGVRLDAGVESGSVIGPAWDSLLAKLIVTGATRAQALQRAARALAEFQVEGMATAIPFHRKVVTDPAFAPELTGSGDPFTVHTRWIETEFVNDIKPFAAPTETEADEDTDRETIVVEVGGKRLEVSLPVSLGMSLARTGLAAGAKPKRRAAKKSGPAASGDTLASPMQGTIVKIAVEEGQEVKEGDLVVVLEAMKMEQPLNAHKAGTVKGLSAEVGASITSGAAICEIKD; from the coding sequence GTGCGCAAGGTGCTCATCGCCAACCGTGGCGAAATCGCTGTCCGCGTTGCCCGGGCCTGCCGGGATGCCGGTATCGCGAGCGTGGCCGTGTACGCCGACCCGGACCGGGACGCTCTGCATGTCCGCGCCGCGGATGAGGCGTTCGCCCTGGGCGGTGACACCCCGGCCACCAGCTATCTGGACATCGGCAAGGTCCTGGGCGCCGCGCGCGAGTCGGGCGCGGACGCCATCCATCCCGGCTACGGCTTCCTCTCCGAGAACGCCGAGTTCGCGCAGGCGGTCCTGGACGCGGGCCTGATCTGGATCGGCCCGCCCCCGCAGGCCATCCGCGACCTCGGTGACAAGGTCGCCGCCCGGCACATCGCCCAGCGGGCCGGCGCCCCGCTGGTGGCCGGCACCCCGGACCCGGTCTCCGGTGCCGAGGAGGTCGTCGCCTTCGCCCGGGAGCACGGCCTGCCGATCGCCATCAAGGCCGCCTTCGGCGGCGGCGGTCGCGGCCTGAAGGTCGCCCGCACCCTCGAAGAGGTCCCCGAGCTCTACGACTCCGCGGTGCGTGAGGCGGTCGCCGCGTTCGGCCGCGGCGAGTGCTTCGTCGAGCGCTACCTCGACAAGCCGCGCCACGTGGAGACCCAGTGCCTGGCCGACACCCACGGCAACGTGGTCGTCGTCTCCACCCGCGACTGCTCGCTGCAGCGCCGCCACCAGAAGCTGGTCGAGGAAGCCCCCGCGCCCTTCCTGTCCGACGCCCAGGTCGCCGAGCTGTACTCGTCCTCCAAGGCCATCCTCAAGGAGGCCGGCTACGTCGGCGCCGGCACGGTGGAGTTCCTGGTCGGCATGGACGGCACGATCTCCTTCCTCGAGGTCAACACCCGCCTCCAGGTGGAGCACCCGGTCACCGAGGAGGTCGCCGGGATCGACCTGGTGCGCGAGATGTTCCGCATCGCCGACGGCGAGGAGCTCGGCTACGGCGACCCCGAACTGCGCGGCCACTCCTTGGAGTTCCGCATCAACGGCGAGGACCCGGGCCGGGGCTTTCTGCCCGCGCCCGGCACCGTCACCCGCTTCGAGGCCCCCTCCGGCCCGGGCGTGCGCCTGGACGCCGGTGTCGAGTCCGGCAGCGTCATCGGCCCCGCCTGGGACTCCCTGCTGGCCAAGCTGATCGTCACCGGCGCCACCCGCGCCCAGGCCCTCCAGCGCGCCGCCCGCGCCCTGGCCGAGTTCCAGGTCGAGGGCATGGCCACCGCCATCCCCTTCCACCGCAAGGTGGTCACCGACCCCGCCTTCGCCCCGGAGCTGACCGGCTCCGGTGACCCGTTCACGGTCCACACCCGCTGGATCGAGACCGAGTTCGTCAACGACATCAAGCCCTTCGCCGCCCCCACCGAAACCGAGGCCGACGAGGACACCGACCGCGAGACGATCGTCGTCGAGGTCGGCGGCAAGCGCCTGGAGGTCTCCCTGCCGGTCTCCCTGGGCATGTCGCTGGCCCGCACCGGCCTCGCCGCCGGGGCCAAGCCCAAGCGCCGCGCGGCCAAGAAGTCCGGCCCCGCGGCCTCGGGTGACACCCTCGCCTCCCCGATGCAGGGCACCATCGTCAAGATCGCCGTCGAGGAGGGCCAGGAGGTCAAGGAGGGCGACCTCGTCGTCGTCCTGGAAGCCATGAAGATGGAACAGCCCCTCAACGCGCACAAGGCCGGCACCGTCAAGGGCCTGTCCGCGGAGGTCGGCGCCTCGATCACCTCCGGCGCCGCGATCTGCGAGATCAAGGACTGA
- a CDS encoding ScbA/BarX family gamma-butyrolactone biosynthesis protein yields MTATLDYAHSQLTTIVPRQYVHRAAVSEVLLTGWRAAAQADAFTVRAQWPRGHALFAQSGGHQDPMLLIESARQIGSLLAHAEFGVPFGHQFLMRSIGFTATTDMFVATPAPTEVELHTVCHDIVRRGKSLAGMRYEVTATVDGVALATAGAAFNCTGPSVYKRLRGERPTRTRRDPGRPIDPARVGRTGPDNVVLSEAPGSPVDRWELRVDCGHPIFFDHPVDHVPGMVLLEAARQAAHAATGMPDALVLDVDSSFDRYAELDEPCYIEARPVGVDRTGDVLVRVRGVQCDETVFSARLTLRTRTR; encoded by the coding sequence ATGACCGCAACGCTCGACTACGCACACTCGCAACTGACCACGATCGTCCCGCGCCAGTACGTCCACCGCGCTGCCGTGTCCGAGGTTCTGCTCACCGGTTGGCGGGCGGCCGCTCAGGCCGACGCCTTCACGGTGCGGGCCCAATGGCCGCGCGGACACGCCCTGTTCGCCCAGTCGGGCGGCCACCAGGATCCGATGCTGTTGATCGAATCGGCCCGGCAGATCGGGTCGCTGCTCGCGCACGCCGAGTTCGGGGTTCCGTTCGGGCACCAGTTCCTGATGCGGTCCATAGGGTTCACCGCGACGACGGACATGTTCGTCGCGACGCCGGCCCCGACCGAGGTCGAACTGCACACGGTGTGCCACGACATCGTCCGCCGGGGCAAGAGCCTGGCCGGCATGCGCTACGAGGTGACCGCGACGGTCGACGGCGTGGCCCTGGCCACCGCCGGAGCGGCCTTCAACTGCACGGGGCCCAGCGTCTACAAACGGCTGCGGGGGGAGCGCCCGACCCGCACGAGGCGGGACCCGGGCCGACCGATAGATCCGGCCCGGGTCGGCCGCACAGGACCGGACAACGTGGTCCTCTCCGAGGCCCCGGGCAGCCCCGTGGACCGTTGGGAACTGCGCGTCGACTGCGGCCACCCGATCTTCTTCGACCACCCGGTCGACCACGTCCCGGGCATGGTGCTCCTGGAAGCGGCCCGGCAGGCCGCACACGCCGCGACCGGCATGCCCGACGCCCTCGTCCTCGACGTGGACAGCTCCTTCGACCGGTACGCCGAACTCGACGAGCCCTGCTACATCGAGGCGAGGCCGGTCGGCGTCGACCGCACCGGCGACGTGCTGGTGCGGGTGCGCGGGGTCCAGTGCGACGAGACCGTCTTCAGTGCCCGCCTGACGCTGCGGACCCGCACCAGGTGA
- a CDS encoding aldo/keto reductase, with protein MEYTRLGRSGLSVSRLVLGTMNFGTQTSEADSHTIMNRAHEHGINFFDTANVYGTRPGETSTEGIIGRWFAEGGGRREKTVLATKVYLPTGGWPNEAYLSALNIRRACEDSLRRLGTDHIDVYQMHHIDRNTPWEEIWEAFGVLRQQGKVLYFGSSNFAGWHIAQAQEAARSQHFLGLVSEQSMYNLMCRWVELEVLPAAKHYGLGLIPWGPLHGGVLGGVLRKQKEGRASRGSTGRSVGVLAQHHDTIEAYEKLCADLGEDPAHVGLAWLLAQDGVTGPIIGPRTAEQLDSSLRALTIHLDDATLARLDELFPPPGPNGARPAPEAYAW; from the coding sequence ATGGAATACACCAGGCTCGGCCGCAGCGGACTGTCCGTGTCCCGACTCGTGCTCGGCACGATGAACTTCGGAACGCAGACCTCCGAGGCGGACAGTCACACGATCATGAACCGTGCCCACGAGCACGGCATCAACTTCTTCGACACGGCGAACGTCTACGGCACACGACCGGGCGAGACCTCCACCGAGGGGATCATCGGCAGGTGGTTCGCCGAGGGCGGCGGCCGACGCGAGAAGACCGTGCTGGCCACCAAGGTCTACCTCCCGACGGGCGGTTGGCCCAACGAGGCGTACCTGTCCGCGCTGAACATCCGGCGCGCCTGTGAGGACTCGCTCAGGCGCCTCGGGACCGACCACATCGACGTCTACCAGATGCACCACATCGACCGGAACACGCCCTGGGAGGAGATCTGGGAGGCCTTCGGCGTCCTGCGTCAGCAGGGCAAGGTCCTCTATTTCGGTTCGTCCAACTTCGCCGGCTGGCACATCGCGCAGGCGCAGGAAGCCGCCCGCTCGCAGCACTTCCTCGGGCTGGTCAGCGAGCAGTCGATGTACAACCTGATGTGCCGCTGGGTCGAGCTGGAGGTGCTGCCCGCGGCCAAGCACTACGGGCTGGGCCTGATCCCGTGGGGGCCCCTGCACGGCGGAGTGCTCGGCGGTGTCCTGCGCAAGCAGAAGGAGGGCAGGGCCTCCCGCGGCAGCACGGGACGCTCCGTCGGTGTGCTCGCCCAGCACCACGACACCATCGAGGCGTACGAGAAGCTGTGCGCCGACCTCGGGGAGGACCCGGCTCACGTCGGACTGGCGTGGCTGCTGGCGCAGGACGGCGTCACCGGGCCCATCATCGGTCCGCGCACGGCAGAGCAGCTCGACAGCTCACTGCGCGCCCTGACGATCCACCTCGACGACGCCACACTGGCCCGGCTGGACGAGCTGTTCCCGCCGCCCGGCCCGAACGGGGCCAGGCCCGCGCCCGAGGCGTACGCCTGGTGA
- a CDS encoding TcmI family type II polyketide cyclase encodes MHSNLIVARMEPGAGGQVADLFQAFDATEMPHLMGTRRRQLFHYRGLYFHLQDFDTDNGGKQIEEAKTDPRFIGISEDLKPFIEAYDPATWRSPADAMATRFYHWEASS; translated from the coding sequence ATGCACAGCAACCTGATCGTGGCCAGGATGGAGCCCGGTGCGGGCGGCCAAGTGGCCGATCTCTTCCAGGCGTTCGACGCCACCGAGATGCCGCACCTGATGGGCACCCGCCGGCGTCAGCTCTTCCACTACCGCGGGCTCTACTTCCACCTCCAGGACTTCGACACCGACAACGGTGGGAAGCAGATCGAGGAGGCCAAGACGGACCCGCGCTTCATCGGTATCAGCGAGGACCTGAAGCCGTTCATCGAGGCGTACGACCCGGCGACCTGGCGCTCACCCGCCGACGCCATGGCGACCCGCTTCTACCACTGGGAGGCGAGCTCGTGA
- a CDS encoding MFS transporter has protein sequence MRSPLAGTFRSLTMRNFRLFAAGQLVSVAGTWMMVVAQDWLVLSLTGDSGTALGLVTALQFTPLLLLTLYAGGLADRLDKRRLLMAANLASGVLALLLGVLVLSGRAGLWHVCLFALGLGIVNAVEVPARMSFVSELVGADLLPNASALSAAYFNTARVAGPAVAGLMIGWFGTAAVMLLNAVSYLATVLALWAMRPAELHRDARRPSRAPVMDGIRHLAGRRDLLLPMVLVAVVGMLGLNFQLTLPLLAKTVFHADASAFGLLTTAFAAGSLLAALVTTGRRGRPSAGLVIGSALGFGVLEFAAGLAPTYPAAVVLLLGTGFGSLYFAQAANHRIQLGSDPAYRGRILALYTLTLQGTTPLGALLTGALSERFGGRAGLLAGGTATFLAAVAVLLVQVRGRYAGAGGEGYEERRTRAVEKPLR, from the coding sequence ATGAGATCTCCCCTCGCCGGCACGTTCCGGTCCCTGACCATGCGCAATTTCCGGCTCTTCGCGGCAGGACAACTCGTCTCCGTCGCCGGCACCTGGATGATGGTCGTCGCACAGGACTGGCTCGTGCTCTCCCTGACCGGTGACTCCGGGACCGCCCTCGGCCTGGTGACCGCCCTCCAGTTCACACCTCTTCTGCTGCTCACCCTCTACGCGGGCGGTCTCGCCGACCGTCTCGACAAACGCCGGCTGCTGATGGCCGCGAACCTCGCCTCGGGGGTGCTGGCCCTGCTGCTCGGCGTCCTCGTGCTGAGCGGCCGGGCCGGGCTGTGGCACGTCTGCCTCTTCGCGCTCGGGCTCGGCATCGTCAACGCGGTCGAGGTGCCCGCCCGGATGTCCTTCGTCAGCGAACTCGTCGGCGCCGACCTGCTGCCCAACGCGTCCGCGCTCAGCGCCGCGTACTTCAACACCGCGCGGGTGGCCGGCCCCGCGGTGGCGGGGCTGATGATCGGCTGGTTCGGGACGGCGGCCGTGATGCTCCTGAACGCCGTGAGCTATCTGGCGACCGTGCTCGCGCTGTGGGCGATGCGGCCCGCGGAACTGCACCGGGACGCACGGCGGCCGTCCCGGGCCCCGGTCATGGACGGCATACGGCACCTCGCGGGCCGCCGCGACCTGTTGCTGCCGATGGTCCTGGTGGCCGTCGTCGGCATGCTGGGGCTCAACTTCCAGCTCACGCTGCCGTTGCTCGCCAAGACCGTCTTCCACGCGGACGCCTCCGCGTTCGGTCTGCTCACCACGGCCTTTGCGGCGGGCTCACTGCTCGCGGCGCTCGTGACCACGGGCCGGCGCGGGCGGCCGTCCGCCGGGCTCGTCATCGGCTCGGCGCTCGGGTTCGGCGTACTGGAGTTCGCGGCCGGGCTCGCGCCCACCTATCCGGCGGCCGTCGTCCTGCTCCTGGGCACCGGCTTCGGGTCCCTCTACTTCGCGCAGGCCGCCAACCACCGCATCCAGTTGGGCAGCGACCCCGCCTACCGGGGCCGGATCCTGGCCCTCTACACCCTGACCCTCCAGGGCACCACACCCCTGGGCGCGCTCCTGACCGGCGCCCTCAGCGAACGCTTCGGCGGTCGCGCCGGGCTCCTGGCGGGCGGCACGGCCACGTTTCTCGCCGCCGTGGCGGTGCTCCTCGTGCAGGTGCGCGGCCGTTACGCCGGCGCGGGCGGCGAGGGGTACGAGGAGCGGCGCACCAGGGCCGTGGAGAAGCCGCTCCGCTGA